The proteins below come from a single Gordonia pseudamarae genomic window:
- a CDS encoding gluconokinase, which produces MSKGIPLDEAEPPLVLGLDVGSTACRGALYDAHGRPIGKRVKIPHSFTAVADGTSTIDPDQVVDELSQILDVLADRVRPGLVEAVAFDSFASSLVAVDRDGTALTPCFTYADGRCAAQVEQLRAEADEHAVQQLTGTRIHSSYWPARLRWLSATRPDLTPARYLSLGDYVYRRLIGVHGTGTACASWTGLVDRRACDWSADVIDLAGISPDQLPPIHHLDDPFTPIGRAADESARRWPAIAGARWFAPVSDGLSANVGLGAADSTTIGATGATSGALRVIVDTLPAKLPPGLWCYAVSAQKWIVGGALNDVGRATDWLAGNLAADQLTDDAIRTALLAEPSETTPLVLPFFTGERSTGWAADARAIMTGVSAASSATDIYRGVVEGIALSYARIARQLRPVAPGAVKIAAGGRAATARPELFQAVSDVLGLPIEIVDAKRTTLLGTARLALDIVAPSAGPAPSIERWRPEPGQVCEPHPGRAPYYADRAERFEAVYEALITSRG; this is translated from the coding sequence GTGAGCAAGGGAATCCCGCTCGACGAAGCCGAGCCGCCACTCGTTCTGGGCCTGGATGTGGGGTCGACGGCATGTCGCGGCGCGCTGTACGACGCCCACGGCCGGCCCATCGGCAAGCGAGTCAAGATTCCGCACAGCTTCACCGCCGTCGCCGACGGCACCTCGACCATCGACCCCGACCAGGTGGTCGACGAACTCTCCCAGATCCTCGACGTACTGGCTGACCGGGTGCGGCCCGGCCTCGTCGAAGCGGTGGCCTTCGACTCCTTCGCCTCGTCGTTGGTCGCCGTCGACCGTGACGGCACCGCGCTGACCCCGTGTTTCACCTACGCCGACGGACGGTGCGCCGCCCAGGTGGAGCAATTGCGGGCCGAGGCCGACGAACACGCCGTGCAGCAGCTCACCGGCACCCGCATCCACTCCAGCTACTGGCCCGCCCGACTGCGATGGCTGTCCGCGACCCGGCCCGATCTGACCCCCGCGCGCTATCTGTCGCTGGGCGACTACGTCTACCGCCGGTTGATCGGGGTACACGGCACCGGTACCGCCTGCGCCTCCTGGACCGGCCTGGTGGACCGCAGAGCCTGCGACTGGTCGGCGGATGTCATTGACCTGGCCGGTATTTCACCAGATCAGCTGCCACCGATCCACCATCTCGACGACCCGTTCACACCCATCGGCCGGGCGGCCGACGAATCGGCCCGGCGCTGGCCGGCGATCGCCGGTGCCCGCTGGTTCGCTCCGGTCTCCGACGGCCTCTCGGCCAATGTCGGACTCGGTGCCGCCGACTCGACCACGATCGGCGCGACCGGCGCCACCAGCGGCGCGCTGCGGGTGATTGTCGACACGTTGCCCGCGAAGCTGCCGCCCGGGCTGTGGTGCTACGCGGTGTCGGCGCAGAAGTGGATCGTCGGCGGCGCGCTGAACGACGTGGGCCGGGCCACCGACTGGCTCGCGGGGAACCTCGCCGCCGACCAACTCACCGACGATGCGATCCGCACGGCGCTGCTCGCCGAACCTTCGGAAACGACGCCGCTGGTACTGCCGTTCTTCACCGGTGAACGATCGACCGGCTGGGCCGCCGACGCCCGCGCGATCATGACCGGGGTGAGTGCCGCGAGCAGCGCCACCGACATCTATCGCGGCGTCGTGGAAGGTATCGCCCTGAGCTACGCGCGCATCGCCCGCCAATTGCGTCCCGTCGCACCCGGCGCGGTCAAGATCGCCGCGGGCGGGCGTGCCGCGACCGCCCGCCCGGAACTGTTCCAGGCCGTGAGCGACGTCCTCGGCCTGCCCATCGAGATCGTCGATGCCAAACGCACCACCCTGTTGGGCACCGCCCGCCTCGCACTGGACATCGTGGCCCCATCGGCTGGGCCGGCACCATCGATCGAGCGATGGCGGCCGGAGCCCGGCCAGGTGTGCGAACCGCATCCCGGCCGGGCGCCCTACTACGCGGACCGGGCCGAGCGGTTCGAGGCCGTCTATGAGGCGCTCATCACCTCCCGGGGCTGA
- a CDS encoding LysR substrate-binding domain-containing protein — protein MELRHLRYFAAVAETCHFGQAAGQLHVAQPALSHAIRQLETELDVALFERTTRRVSLTAAGEYLQGETRRILDAVDHATDGVRRIAAGRSGLVRVGLTGTASFSHLPLMARAVQRELPDVALQIVADMLTPAQCDGLRAGTIDLGLLRPPAVGGGIDVRMIDHEPLALVVSADHRLAVEPVVSMTDLRPEPFVMYGSRDSAVNDAVLRSCRAAGFMPRREHEAPGTAVLLALVTAGLGVAVVPSSVRALPLQGMVIRDLADGGTVDLALARRLDDDNPVVETVIGVVEAAIAAASLTVDGSGRTAGRPGWSSDRPTP, from the coding sequence GTGGAGCTTCGCCACCTGCGCTACTTCGCCGCGGTTGCCGAGACCTGCCATTTCGGGCAGGCCGCGGGGCAACTCCACGTGGCCCAGCCGGCGCTGTCGCATGCGATCCGCCAACTCGAGACCGAACTCGACGTGGCACTGTTCGAACGCACAACCCGCCGCGTGTCCCTGACGGCGGCCGGCGAATACCTGCAGGGGGAGACACGCCGGATACTTGACGCGGTCGATCACGCCACCGACGGTGTGCGGCGCATCGCCGCCGGGCGCAGCGGTCTGGTGCGGGTGGGTCTGACCGGAACCGCTTCGTTCTCGCATCTGCCGCTGATGGCCCGGGCCGTGCAGCGGGAACTGCCCGACGTCGCCCTGCAGATCGTCGCCGACATGCTCACCCCCGCGCAGTGCGACGGCCTGCGCGCGGGCACCATCGACCTCGGTCTGCTGCGCCCGCCCGCCGTCGGTGGTGGGATCGACGTCCGCATGATCGACCACGAGCCGCTGGCACTGGTGGTGTCGGCCGATCACCGGCTGGCCGTCGAACCCGTGGTCTCGATGACCGATCTGCGGCCCGAACCCTTCGTCATGTACGGCAGCCGGGATTCGGCGGTCAACGACGCAGTGCTGCGCAGCTGCCGGGCGGCGGGGTTCATGCCGCGCCGCGAACACGAGGCCCCGGGGACGGCGGTGCTGCTCGCCCTGGTCACGGCCGGGCTCGGGGTCGCGGTGGTGCCGTCGTCGGTGCGCGCGCTGCCCTTGCAGGGCATGGTCATCCGGGATCTCGCCGACGGCGGCACCGTCGACCTCGCCCTGGCGCGCCGCCTCGACGACGACAATCCGGTGGTCGAGACGGTGATCGGCGTCGTCGAAGCCGCTATCGCGGCGGCCTCACTCACGGTCGATGGGAGCGGGCGGACCGCCGGGCGCCCGGGGTGGTCCTCGGACCGGCCGACCCCGTGA
- a CDS encoding M15 family metallopeptidase yields MRHARQLVAALAIAVIPATVGVAASTASAAPTGAIGIEDGVVPAGVSVFDNSYPAVSRLDGTLLVALRSAAGVARTGGVTFVVNSGWRSRAYQQYLLDQAVTTYGSLSEARRWVATPATSPHVSGKAVDIGGTGAADWLGRFGATYGLCRIYQNEPWHFEFRARATTRGCPPGYTDPTHDPRMR; encoded by the coding sequence ATGCGTCACGCACGGCAGCTGGTGGCGGCGCTCGCCATCGCCGTCATCCCGGCCACCGTCGGCGTGGCCGCCTCGACCGCCTCGGCCGCCCCGACGGGCGCGATCGGTATAGAGGACGGGGTGGTCCCGGCCGGTGTGAGCGTCTTCGACAACAGCTATCCGGCGGTCAGCAGGCTCGACGGCACCCTCCTGGTGGCGTTGCGGTCGGCGGCCGGTGTCGCCCGCACCGGCGGCGTGACGTTCGTGGTGAACAGCGGCTGGCGCTCACGCGCCTACCAGCAGTACCTGCTCGACCAGGCCGTCACCACCTACGGTTCGCTATCGGAGGCCCGCCGCTGGGTGGCCACCCCGGCCACCTCCCCGCACGTATCCGGTAAGGCCGTCGACATCGGCGGCACCGGCGCCGCCGACTGGCTCGGCAGATTCGGCGCCACCTACGGCCTGTGCCGTATCTACCAGAACGAGCCGTGGCACTTCGAGTTCCGCGCCCGAGCCACCACCCGGGGCTGCCCGCCCGGCTACACGGACCCGACCCACGACCCCCGGATGCGCTGA